Proteins encoded in a region of the Mercenaria mercenaria strain notata chromosome 1, MADL_Memer_1, whole genome shotgun sequence genome:
- the LOC123545595 gene encoding uncharacterized protein LOC123545595 — protein MTAVPVKTLDYLGGAKKATRRLIVAGTHLKDGRVALIDRKNTVLLITNTDDESIQEVDLIKPLFEQNDASGESGNKPKGFYKEHLKSEDGSRTVGYASASWSEKANMKLPKPKYSQKEDVKPSDVNNGFNDDQLLITYTGKDFSLGVVYQLRFEKQEIILQQVLNVKVMDRTRSVVALDKEHLCATTQNQIVVLNKSGDCMAMHNRSKRDRGGLLMSDGNGR, from the exons ATGACAG CTGTACCTGTGAAAACATTGGATTACCTAGGTGGTGCAAAAAAGGCAACAAGACGGCTAATTGTCGCAGGAACACACCTTAAAGATGGTCGTGTCGCATTGATTGACCGCAAGAACACTGTGCTTCTAATAACAAACACAGATGATGAAAGTATCCAGGAGGTTGACCTTATAAAACCTCTGTTCGAACAAAATGATGCTTCTGGAGAAAGTGGGAACAAACCAAAAGGGTTTTATAAAGAGCATTTGAAAAGCGAGGACGGCAGTCGAACCGTCGGGTATGCCTCTGCATCATGGTCTGAAAAagcaaacatgaaattaccaaaacCGAAGTATTCGCAGAAGGAAGACGTTAAGCCCTCGGATGTCAATAACGGCTTTAACGACGACCAACTTCTGATAACCTATACCGGAAAAGATTTCTCTCTCGGTGTTGTATATCAGTTAAGATTTGAAAAGCAAGAGATCATCCTACAACAAGTTTTAAACGTAAAAGTGATGGACAGGACACGGTCTGTTGTTGCCCTTGATAAAGAACACCTTTGTGCTACCACACAAAATCAGATTGTTGTCCTGAACAAATCTGGCGATTGCATGGCCATGCACAATCGCTCAAAGCGCGACAGAGGCGGTTTATTAATGTCCGACGGAAATGGACGGTGA